Genomic window (Deltaproteobacteria bacterium):
CTATCCCCACAAGTCGATCCCCTCCGCACCACCATGTCGAGAAGCACTTCCCAAAGACGGCGGATCAGCTCCTCCCCGGCCTCTCTGGACCCCAGGATCCTGACCCCCTGCATGTCTTCTCGATCTTCGATGGCAAGGTCCGGGGGAATCTCGTTCTCCCCGATTCCAAACCGACGGCAGATCTCCCGGGAAGGTTCGGCGATGCCGTAGCCCATGTCGAGCACGAGCCGCGTCAGGGCGGTTGCATAGATCCCCCGGACTTTCAGATGTCTCCTCTCAATTCGGGTCGGCCGCGTGTCTTTCAAACCCTATGCCCTCGATCTCGACTCGATTCCCACGGCAGGATGTCCTGGCCCCGAGAATCGTCTCGATGAGCCAGAGATTCGTCTCCACGTGATCGGTCAGCCGAGGGATCAGATAGGTCGTCCTTCCTTGGGCAAGACCGGCAAACAGGATCAGCTGATCCGCCAGGTGACGGTCCACAGTAGCCCCTGACCCCAGATCTTCCAGAAGGTTCCTCGCCACAAAGGTCCCGATCGCTTCGGATCGTCGGCCAGGGCGGCCCGCCTGGTCCGCACCTAGGAGACAGCCCGTGTCTGTCCGGGCGGCCACGAACAGGGCGGCCCCCCGTTGGGGAGCGGATGTGTCCTGGACAATCTCAAACCGGGGCCTAAGACCCTCTTGTGACAGGATCTCCGTGCATCGTTCGGCCATCCTCTCGGCGACCCGCTGTGTGCGGAGATGGGAAGCCAGGGATATGCCCGATACTTCGACAACCCGGCCCTGCCCTTCCAGGGAAAGGGGGGCAAGCCTGCCCGCCACGGGCCGGCTCTCCAGCTGAATCAGTCCTCCCCCCTTGGGCACATAGCCGTACCGCACTATCCTGAGTGAGGCCTTTCCCCCCATTCTGGCCAGCAACGGCAAGAGGACCCTTTCCATGTGGTAAGCTCCTGGAGCGAAATCCTGAAAAAGGCCTCCGGAGATTCTGAAGCACCGCGGTTTGCCGGAAAAGATCGCCAGGGGAAGCACGGTGAAGGCGAGCATGGTCGTGGACCCGGCTGTACCGATCTCCCAGGTATAGGAGGTTCTCTCACAACCTTTTCCGGGTCGATAGAGGATCCTGTCAGAATCTACTACCGCACCTTCCACCCTGCCCCCTGTCAGTTCGCAGCAGGCCAGCACCGATCTCACGTGTTGCGGTCTGAGCCCCGGCTTCTTCCGCCGGGCCCGGATGTTGGTGATTTCAAGCTCCTCCCCCGCAAGAGAGGCGAGGGCCACGGCGTACCTGAGAATAGTGCCGCTGCCCGATCTCTGAGAGCCGTCTATGCGGATCAAGCCTCTTCCCCCTTTCAATCTGGAGGCGTATCCTGCCTGTCACTGATCAGGCCCAGGAACGAGAGAACCCCTCGAGCCGAGAAAACCCCGGCCCCCTGAAGTTTCTTGATACGCTCCAAGGTGTTATAATATCTCATTAAACTCCGAAAGGCGAGAGATGTCCGGCTATATCGAGATCATAGGGGCGCGGTCCCACAACCTCAAGAACCTGAACTGCAGGATTCCACGGGGCAGGATCACGGTGGTGACGGGAGTCTCGGGATCGGGAAAATCCACACTCGCCTTCGACACCCTTTTTGCGGAAGGCCAGCGCCGGTATGTGGAATCCCTCTCCACCTATGCCCGCCAGTTCCTCGAGAGAATGAACAGGCCCGAGGTGGATAAGATCACCGGGATCCCCCCTGCCGTCGCCATCGAGCAGAAAAATACCGTCAAGAATGCCCGATCCACCGTGGGAACGGCCTCTGAGGTCTATGACTATCTCAGGCTCCTCTTTGCCAAGATCGGGGAGACCATCTGCCCCGAATGCGGGACAAAGGTTACAGGGGACACCGTGCAGGGAACCGTCCGGTGGATCATGGAGAGGATGGAAGAGAAGAGGGTCTACCTGCTCGCCCCCTACGACCTGGGCAGAGAAAACGAGAGGTCCTACCGGGTGCAGGATCTCATCAAGAACGGCTTCTACCGCATCCTTCTCGACGGAGAGATGGTAGACATGACGGAGAGGCCCCTGGCCTTCTTTGACGGGCGAGACCGGGTCGAGCTGGTCATCGATCGCCTTGTCGTGGAGCCCGGCGTGGAGGGCCGTCTGGCCGAAGGGATCCAGACCTGTTTTGCCCAGGGAGACAAAACCTGTATCGTTCAGACCACCGAGGGAGAGAGGAGGCGCTTCGTCCAGAGATTCGTGTGTGACAATTGCCAGCGGGAATTCGTCGAGCCCCACCCTCTTCTCTTCTCTTTCAACAGCCCTCTGGGAGCCTGTCCCGTGTGCCAGGGGTTCGGCCGGGTGATCGGTATCGACCTGGACAAGGTGATCCCGAACAAGAAAAGGGCCCTGAGAGAGGAGCCCATCGTGGCCTGGAACAGCCCGGCCTACCACGAGGGATACGACTACCTATGGGAGGCATGTGCCAAATACTCGATTCCGGTCGACGTACCTTTCGAATCCCTGACCGAGGAGCAGCGCGAGATCGTGGTCAACGGCCGGGGAGAATGGTTCGGCATAAAGGGATTTTTCGACTGGATGGAGAGCAGGCGATACAAGGTCCACGTGCGGGTCTATCTCAGCAAGTACCGTTCATATACGGACTGTGAGGCTTGCGGGGGAACCAGGCTGAAAGAGGAGGCCCGCAACGTATATGTCGGCGGCAAGAACATAACGGAACTCACCCGAATGACCATCGAGGATCTGGCCGGTTTCTTCGAGAATCTCCGCCTGGATCAGTTCCGGGAGGCCATCGGCCACCGTCTCCTCAGAGAAATCAGGAACCGCCTCGGCTTCATGGTGGAAGTCGGGCTTGGCTATCTTGCCCTGAACCGGCAAACCCGGACGCTGAGCAGCGGGGAGTTCCAAAGGATCACCCTGGCGAGGTCTCTTGGAAGCGCCCTGACGGAAACACTCTACGTTCTCGACGAACCCAGCATAGGCCTCCATCCGAGGGATAGCTGGAGGCTTCTTGGAGCCCTGAAAAAGATGAGGGACGGCGGCAACACCGTCGTCGTGGTGGAACACGATCCCGACATCATTGCGGAGGCCGATGAAATCATCGACCTCGGACCAGGCCCGGGGCGCAAGGGCGGCTCGGTTGTCTTTCAGGGAAGTCTCACCGATCTTCTCGAGTGCAAGGACTCCGTGACGGCGAGGTACCTGAACCGGACAAAAGACCTCAAGGAGAGACCCCCGGAACGGAAGCCGAGAGGATGGATCACAATCCACGATGCATGGGAGAACAATCTGAAACACATCGACGTCTCCATCCCGCTGGGAGTGATGGTCTGCATCACAGGGGTCTCCGGGGCGGGAAAGACGACCCTCGTGCAGAATGTACTTTACGCCGGTCTCCACGAGACACCGGATCCTCGTTACGAACGGGGCAGATTCGACTCCATCGAGAGGGCCGACCAGATCTCGGAGATTATCATGGTAGATCAATCACCGATCGGGAGAAGCATCCGCTCCAACCCGGCGACCTACATGAAGCTCTTCGACGAAATCCGCCGGATTTTCGCATCCACCAGGCAGGCCAAGAGAAACGGACTGAAGCCGAGGCATTTCTCTTTCAACGTCCCGGGAGGGCGATGTGAGGCATGCCAGGGGGCAGGAGTCCAGGTCCTGGAGATGCAGTTTCTCGAAGACGTGATCGTCACCTGCGACAGGTGCGGGGGCAAGCGTTTCAATCCTGAAGTTCTGCAGATTCAATACAGGGGAAAGAGCATCCTCGATGTCCTCAATATGACCGTGGAGGAGGCTCTCGAGTTTTTCGGGGACGATCCGAAGATAACCCGCAAGCTCGAGATCCTCATGGAGGTCGGCCTCGGTTATCTCAGCCTGGGGCAGTCTACAAGCACGCTGAGCGGAGGAGAGGCCCAGCGCCTGAAGCTCGCCCTCCACATCGCCCACTCATCCGGGTCGGACAGGATGTTCATCTTTGACGAACCCACCACGGGCCTCCACCTGGCAGATATCGAGGCCCTTCTGAAGAGTATTTCCAGGCTGCTGGACCGGGGAAACTCGGTGGTCGTCATCGAACACAACCTGGACTTCATCTACCATGCCGACTATATCATCGATCTCGGGCCGGAGGGGGGGGACCGAGGCGGAACCGTCGTGGCTCAGGGAAGCCTTTCAGACATAATGGCACACCCCTCGTCCCACACGGGAAGGTTTCTCAGGAAGAGATTCTCCACCCCTATCCATTGATGATACTCTCTGCTTCCTTCCGGTAAGCATCCATCACGTAGGGGATGCCCGAGACCCTGGCCGGAAGGGACGGATCCGGAGTGACCAGGTAACCCCGCCTCTGGAGTTCCAGGGCCCGTTCCAGGGTGTTCACCTTCACCTCGCCGCCGATACACTTGGCTCTCTGACCCCACTTCAGCTCGATGGTCTCCACGCCGAGTTTCTCGATGACATACTCGGCCACTCCAAAACGGGTATCCTCCACGTTCATCTGCACGTAGATGTCGCCGCGCCGTAGCCTTCGTGCCAGCGGCGATACTCCTCCACCCGGCGCCGCATGTCCGGAGATTCCTTTACCCTGTTGTGTCTGTCCAGTTCGGCCTTCGGATTCATGCCGCACACGTTTTCCCCGCAGACGATGGAGACCCCGGAAATGGCTGCACCCACGGCAAAATGCTCCCAGTTGCGCCGGGCCACCTCGGTAGAACCCAGTGCCCCGGTAAATATGGACAGTCTCATCCTCAGTTTATGCTGGCGGCCGATCTCCGTCTCTGTATCCACCATGGGGAAGAGGGCGGCATCAGGGCCTGCCTCAACCCCTTCGGGCAGGCCCTCAGGCAGGCCCCGCACCCGGTGCATTTCCCAGGGTCTATGGTGTAGCGGATCAAGCCCCTACACACACCGGCAGGGCAGCGCTTCTCGCTGATACGGGCTTTGTATTCCTCCCGGAAATAGCGCATGGTGGTCAGCACGGGGTTAGGAGCGGTCTTGCCCAAAGCACACAGGGAAGCCAGGCCGACCGTCTCGCCGAGCTCTTCGAGCAGGGCCAGTTGCGTCTCCGTGCCGCGCCCTGCCGTGATCTTCCCGACGATCTCCAGCATGCGTTCGATTCCAAGGCGGCAGGGGACACGCTTGCCACACGATTCATCCTGTAGGGATTCCAGAAAATACCTCCCCACATCCACCACGCAACTGCTCTCGTCCATAACAACCATGCCACAAGGGCCATCATGGCCCCTGCCACGGCCAGGGCTTTCAAGGTCAACCGCAGAACCGTCCGCAAATGGCTTAGACGCTATCAGAGCGAGGCTATGGCAGGTCTTTTCGATCGAAGCCGTGCCCCTCATCATCCCCGCTATGGCAGGTCTTTTCGATCGAAGCCGTGCCCCTCATCATCCCCCAAGCCCTATCAGCCCCCAGCAGCGGGCCACGGCCATCGAACTCAAAAAGCGACTCCCCTCCTGGGGAGCCCCCAGGATCAAGAAGAACTTTGAGCTGACCATCTCAGACAAGGCCATCCGAAAGATCTGGCACCAAGAGGGCCTTGTCAGACGCAAAAGAAAAAAACACAAAACCAAAAACGACCTCAGAGCCGTCAAAGCCCTCTGGAGGCTGTTTGAACAGATCGATGTCGATACCAAAGACCTCGATGACATCCCTGAGCTCTGGCCCCAGATCCGAAGGCTCAACCTCCCCAAGATCCAATACACGGCAAGGGATGTGGTAAGCGGCCTACTGTGCAACGCCGATCTCACAGACTGCCGCATCCAAACCGATAACGGATCTGAATTCATCGGCTCCTGGAACGCCAAGAGCCCAAGTGCCTTCACCCTGACTGTCGAGTCGATCCCAGGACTCCAACACCATACCATCCCTCCCAAAGCTCACACCTACCAGGCAGACGTCGAGACCGCCCACCGCCTCATCGAAGACGAATTCTACGAGGTTGAGACCTTCCTGGACCGAACCGACTTCCTCCAAAAGGCAGCCGCCTACAACCTCTGGTTCAACGTCGCCCGACCCAATAGCTATAAATCCAACAAAACCCCATTCCAGATCATCCATGAAAGAGACCCAACCATCAACCCAAGGACCGCCCTCCTGCCCCCCGTCTTCCTCGACCAAATCTATAACAAAAAACTCGACAATCTGTCCCAAGGGGGATACCATGTTGCTCCGCAGCCCTATTCCTCAGCGGCCTTCCCGCTTCCCCGGGAAGCGGCATTTGGGAGGAGAGATCCACTACAGGCTCT
Coding sequences:
- the rtcA gene encoding RNA 3'-phosphate cyclase yields the protein MIRIDGSQRSGSGTILRYAVALASLAGEELEITNIRARRKKPGLRPQHVRSVLACCELTGGRVEGAVVDSDRILYRPGKGCERTSYTWEIGTAGSTTMLAFTVLPLAIFSGKPRCFRISGGLFQDFAPGAYHMERVLLPLLARMGGKASLRIVRYGYVPKGGGLIQLESRPVAGRLAPLSLEGQGRVVEVSGISLASHLRTQRVAERMAERCTEILSQEGLRPRFEIVQDTSAPQRGAALFVAARTDTGCLLGADQAGRPGRRSEAIGTFVARNLLEDLGSGATVDRHLADQLILFAGLAQGRTTYLIPRLTDHVETNLWLIETILGARTSCRGNRVEIEGIGFERHAADPN
- a CDS encoding 4Fe-4S binding protein translates to MVVMDESSCVVDVGRYFLESLQDESCGKRVPCRLGIERMLEIVGKITAGRGTETQLALLEELGETVGLASLCALGKTAPNPVLTTMRYFREEYKARISEKRCPAGVCRGLIRYTIDPGKCTGCGACLRACPKGLRQALMPPSSPWWIQRRRSAASIN
- a CDS encoding helix-turn-helix domain-containing protein; amino-acid sequence: MAPATARAFKVNRRTVRKWLRRYQSEAMAGLFDRSRAPHHPRYGRSFRSKPCPSSSPKPYQPPAAGHGHRTQKATPLLGSPQDQEEL
- the uvrA gene encoding excinuclease ABC subunit UvrA, producing the protein MSGYIEIIGARSHNLKNLNCRIPRGRITVVTGVSGSGKSTLAFDTLFAEGQRRYVESLSTYARQFLERMNRPEVDKITGIPPAVAIEQKNTVKNARSTVGTASEVYDYLRLLFAKIGETICPECGTKVTGDTVQGTVRWIMERMEEKRVYLLAPYDLGRENERSYRVQDLIKNGFYRILLDGEMVDMTERPLAFFDGRDRVELVIDRLVVEPGVEGRLAEGIQTCFAQGDKTCIVQTTEGERRRFVQRFVCDNCQREFVEPHPLLFSFNSPLGACPVCQGFGRVIGIDLDKVIPNKKRALREEPIVAWNSPAYHEGYDYLWEACAKYSIPVDVPFESLTEEQREIVVNGRGEWFGIKGFFDWMESRRYKVHVRVYLSKYRSYTDCEACGGTRLKEEARNVYVGGKNITELTRMTIEDLAGFFENLRLDQFREAIGHRLLREIRNRLGFMVEVGLGYLALNRQTRTLSSGEFQRITLARSLGSALTETLYVLDEPSIGLHPRDSWRLLGALKKMRDGGNTVVVVEHDPDIIAEADEIIDLGPGPGRKGGSVVFQGSLTDLLECKDSVTARYLNRTKDLKERPPERKPRGWITIHDAWENNLKHIDVSIPLGVMVCITGVSGAGKTTLVQNVLYAGLHETPDPRYERGRFDSIERADQISEIIMVDQSPIGRSIRSNPATYMKLFDEIRRIFASTRQAKRNGLKPRHFSFNVPGGRCEACQGAGVQVLEMQFLEDVIVTCDRCGGKRFNPEVLQIQYRGKSILDVLNMTVEEALEFFGDDPKITRKLEILMEVGLGYLSLGQSTSTLSGGEAQRLKLALHIAHSSGSDRMFIFDEPTTGLHLADIEALLKSISRLLDRGNSVVVIEHNLDFIYHADYIIDLGPEGGDRGGTVVAQGSLSDIMAHPSSHTGRFLRKRFSTPIH